In Vanessa atalanta chromosome W, ilVanAtal1.2, whole genome shotgun sequence, a genomic segment contains:
- the LOC125075654 gene encoding uncharacterized protein LOC125075654 yields MSSKNKLECCLRLPNSTEVMSCYCCKKRYHYNCISTSKTCFNELSENYKTTWLCPTCARPKRDNSNTPIRTSITTSEEHENQTCNVTRRIKDNERKVIDTITPDLPLHEVRSIVREEMKSLLDVFKKSILDEFTTKTNEVLASINFLENQYENIKKDLSARNEVIKTLQLENKTLHSKVNDLQTRLTLVENQSRASNLEIQCIPEHRSENIISTVKQLAANVKYNLSDTDIQSCSRIMKINKESPRPRSVLVKFSSPRIRDNFLAATIAFNKQAKCKEDKLNTSHLGIGGNKQPIYVTEHLPPATKALHAEARIKAKELKYEFVWIKNGRVFMRKSKSSEYKIIKSSESLLNLS; encoded by the coding sequence ATGTCGtctaaaaacaaattagaatGCTGTCTTCGACTTCCTAATTCAACAGAGGTGATGTCATGTTACTGTTGCAAAAAACGATATCACTATAACTGtatttcaacatctaaaacatGTTTCAATGAACTGTCCGAGAATTACAAAACTACATGGCTGTGTCCAACTTGTGCTAGACCTAAAAGAGACAACTCAAACACACCAATTAGGACCTCGATTACTACTTCAGAGGAGCATGAAAACCAGACTTGCAATGTTACTCGTCGCATCAAAGATAATGAAAGGAAGGTTATTGATACAATAACACCCGACCTACCACTACATGAAGTCCGGTCTATTGTCAGAGAAGAAATGAAAAGTTTGCTAGACGTTTTCAAAAAAAGCATACTGGATGAATTCACTACAAAAACGAACGAAGTTCTTGCGTCTATAAATTTCCTGGAAAATCAATATGAAAACATCAAGAAAGATTTATCCGCTAGAAATGAAGTAATTAAAACCCTACAGttagaaaataaaacactacACTCCAAAGTGAATGACTTACAGACTAGACTCACTTTAGTTGAAAATCAATCCCGAGCCAGCAACCTAGAAATCCAATGCATTCCTGAGCACCGATCTGAAAATATCATCTCTACAGTGAAACAACTGGCCGCTAACGTAAAGTATAACTTATCAGATACTGACATACAGAGCTGCAGTAGAATAATGAAAATCAACAAGGAGAGCCCCCGACCACGTTCTGTACTAGTCAAATTTAGTAGTCCAAGAATACGGGATAATTTTCTAGCGGCAACTATAGCCTTTAACAAACAAGCGAAATGTAAGGAGGACAAATTAAATACCAGTCACTTAGGCATCGGAGGAAACAAACAACCTATATATGTTACCGAACATCTCCCACCGGCTACAAAGGCACTACACGCAGAGGCACGCATTAAAGCTAAGGAACTCAAATATGAATTTGTCTGGATTAAGAACGGTCGAGTTTTTATGCGGAAATCAAAGTCGtctgaatacaaaattataaaaagttcagAATCTCTCTTAAATTTATCGTAa